From the Quercus lobata isolate SW786 chromosome 6, ValleyOak3.0 Primary Assembly, whole genome shotgun sequence genome, one window contains:
- the LOC115950721 gene encoding uncharacterized protein LOC115950721, with protein sequence MVLKNIYNDQSSYLLSSLRRKLRHLYSKIRWLIWKRPRPKVVIKRLVKWNSKLQSKVQPGTKRSTIHINGKPGHFVPERPIRIATFNVAMFTLAPAVPKAAKPVSINHGENMFKSSMLNDFQAKSMNSHPKSILKQSPIRATLTSPERVSKQKKITRSKLKVSINLPDNEISLANTKLLSSVEDEQEESSSMTPKRVHSSGIPARSPVCFPSSMIISQSDDFLGSGRTILEVLKELDADILALQDVKAEEGKGMKPLSDLAATLGMNYVFAESWAPEYGNAVFSKWPIKRWKVQKIANDDDFRNLLKVTIELPWGGEFDFYCTQLDHLDENWRMKQMNAIIQSTDCPHILAGGLNSLNASDYSSERWTDIVKYYEKLGKPTPKVEVTRFLKGKGYADSQDFAGECESVVILAKGQNVQGTCKYGTRVDYILASSDSPYKFVPGTYSVISSKGTSDHHIVKVDIKKVRESAQEIAIRRGRKLNQRVVRITNLSSLRRIWRLKGFYYND encoded by the exons ATGGTTCTTAAGAATATTTACAATGACCAATCATCTTACTTGTTAAGTAGCCTTAGAAGGAAACTCCGGCACCTCTACTCAAAGATACGGTGGTTGATATGGAAGCGGCCGAGGCCAAAAGTTGTCATCAAGAGGCTTGTAAAGTGGAACTCTAAACTTCAGTCTAAAGTACAACCAGGCACCAAAAGATCTACAATTCATATAAATGGCAAACCGGGTCATTTTGTACCTGAAAGGCCAATTAGAATTGCCACATTCAATGTTGCCATGTTCACCTTGGCACCTGCTGTACCAAAGGCTGCGAAACCAGTTAGCATCAATCACGGGGAGAATATGTTTAAGAGTTCCATGCTGAATGATTTTCAGGCTAAGTCTATGAATTCTCATCCCAAGAGTATCTTGAAGCAATCACCTATACGTGCCACACTGACTAGTCCTGAACGTGTTTCTAAGCAGAAGAAGATCACAAGATCAAAGTTAAAGGTTTCTATTAATCTTCCTGATAATGAGATCTCATTAGCAAACACTAAGTTGCTTAGTTCTGTGGAAGATGAGCAAGAGGAATCATCAAGCATGACTCCAAAAAGAGTCCACAGTAGTGGGATTCCAGCGAGGTCTCCTGTGTGCTTTCCTTCTAGTATGATTATTAGTCAGAGTGATGACTTCCTGGGAAGTGGTAGGACCATCCTGGAAGTACTCAAAGAGTTGGATGCTGATATATTGGCTCTGCAAGATGTGAAGGCAGAGGAAGGGAAAGGCATGAAACCTCTTTCTGATTTGGCAGCTACCTTGGGTATGAATTATGTGTTTGCTGAGAGCTGGGCTCCAGAGTATGGTAATGCTGTCTTCTCCAAATGGCCAATTAAGAGGTGGAAAGTTCAGAAAATTGCTAATGATGATGATTTCAG GAACTTGCTAAAGGTCACAATTGAATTGCCATGGGGTGGAGAATTTGACTTCTATTGCACCCAACTTGACCATTTAGATGAGAATTGGAGGATGAAGCAGATGAACGCAATAATTCAATCAACTGATTGTCCGCACATATTGGCAGGTGGTCTTAATTCTCTCAATGCATCAGATTACTCATCAGAAAGATGGACAGATATTGTCAAG TATTATGAGAAGTTAGGAAAGCCTACTCCAAAGGTAGAGGTGACGAGGTTTTTGAAGGGAAAAGGGTACGCAGATTCACAGGACTTTGCAGGGGAATGTGAGTCAGTGGTCATCCTGGCCAAAGGCCAAA ATGTGCAGGGTACATGCAAGTATGGAACTCGAGTGGACTAcattttggcatcatcagaTTCACCATACAAGTTTGTTCCGGGCACATACTCAGTCATTTCATCCAAAGGTACCTCTGACCACCACATAGTTAAGGTTGACATAAAGAAAGTACGCGAGAGTGCTCAAGAAATTGCCATCAGACGAGGGAGGAAGCTAAATCAAAGGGTTGTGAGAATCACAAACCTCTCTTCTTTAAGACGCATTTGGCGATTAAAGGGTTTCTATTACAATGATTAA